In Lycium ferocissimum isolate CSIRO_LF1 chromosome 7, AGI_CSIRO_Lferr_CH_V1, whole genome shotgun sequence, the sequence GGATTGTTAAAATGTTATACCtccttataaataaaaaatgttaaTTTATACCTAGACAATGCGTAAGTATAGCAGAGTCTTATTGTGCACGGACTTTTAGTGGCACCTAAATTTGACATGTTAGATTGAAACAGACTTCTAAGATCAAACTAACAACATATATTCGTTTGACTCGAGACTTTAAAATCCACATTTCTAAATGAAGCCTAAGATTATTCTGCCCTGGGATAGTATTGCACATTACAAATGTTGGTTTTCATACTAGGAACGCTCAAAAAACATCTAGGTTTGGCCCTTGGAATGAATATTTGTTGACCTCAGTTTTGCTTCACTTTCTGTTGACCTatctgtgatatgatatgtgtgtcAGAGCTTATGATTCATGTGGTGGAGAATAAATATGTTAGGCATTGCAATGATCGTTGCAGGGTTTTTCAAGGAGATGAAATGTTTGCTTTCTGTAGTGTTCCCGAATATTCAGTCTTGTTGTTTTATGTCGGAAGACTAGAAAAGCAAATTTAAGTGTATTGCTGCATATTTGAGTTTCTCTTCTATATCCGTAACAAAATGAAAACGAGATTCCTTTGGTTAAATAAATCTTGCAGTAGGTTTACTTCTGTCAAAACCTTGCAGGATAAAAGGCTTCTGGCTTCGGCCAGTGATGATGGGACGGTGAAGATTTGGGAGTTGGTTCGTCTCTCTGGATAGAAGCTGCTGTCAACATAGTTTCGTAGCTGATACTAGAAAGCaatctgtatttttttttcagatcATGTAGAAAATATAATTCACGGTAATTTTGAGCCTTTTGAAGCTTTGAATTGCTACCAGAAAATGTTAGCTTTAGGCTTCAAAACTGGGGTGTGGAACTCTTCATTGTACCATAAAATAAACTGATACAATGTTGTTATCACACCTAGAATGTCAAACTGTTGGAAAGAGATAttaatttacttattttatgtGTGCAAGAGCCTCCCATTTTTGTGCAGTAGAGGCTATAGTCAATTAAGTGACATCTGAAGATGATACTTTTAAAAGTCTTGTATACCAAGTATGATTGTGTTTTCTCTTATATGTTTGATGTTACATTTTCATTTCCGACGATGGCCtgtcatttatttttttattaacttGTGCAATGccatttactatttttttttctttttctctctctttttaacCTTTCCTTTTATGGGATGACTAGTTTTTAGCTTATGGCAAAAATCCTctatcatataaaatgaaacggTAGATAGAATTGCAACGAAATAAAGTCCACAGCCCATGCTAATTTAATCACATCTCAACTATTTTATGAGTATTTGTTAGTTTCTGGCTTTCTGCCAATACAAATATGGGTTCGTTGAGGATTGAATGTCCACGTGATGTTATATTTCGGTGATTGTGAGAGAATATGATTAGcctttcaagtttttttttttttttgaaaaagaatggATGTGATCCTACCAAAAGTAACCCATTGAATTCCATCAGAACTTCAAAGTTAAGCGTATTTGGGTGAGAGTAATACTAGAGTGggttgtttttgttgtaaatttgaaaaagagaATCATAATCGAAGGACTGTTAAAGCAAAAGAATCAATTATATAAGGACTAAAAGAATTGTTAGCAATATCTTTACTGCTTGTTTGGTTGTTTGTCATGTGTTGTTACGTAACTTATCATAGTACtgtattattttgatgaatataaaatttgaatgaATTGTATCATTTCATGATGCCATCGTGCACCAACCTAAAAATTAAgcttataatattttatattaaaaaaaaacaatgcaATCACATTAAAAttcattttataaatttaacAATAAATATGATTAAATTTAAGTAACAATAACATAGTAACAAATATCCAAACAAGCCGGCTAAGCAATGGACAATATTTTATGAAGGTTCTGTTTTTTTTCAGTTTGGTTATTAAGAATGGCCAAACTATTTCATTATTCAAGTTTTGATCTTTTGATTCTTCATGCCACTCTTTCACGCATAACTCATACAACTATACTACAATGGCTTCTTCCTTGTCAACTCTCCCAAAACCCATCTCAGAATCCTCTTTTTTCCTACCAAAATTAAGCAATTCCATTGTTATTCCAAAGAACATCTTAATTTCAAGATTAAAGATCAGACCTTTGATCCAATCAAATGTTTTCAAGAATTCAAATCAAACCCAATTTTCCTCTGGTAAATTTGAaatgatttttcattaaattcttttattttggtAATTGGGGTTCCATATTTCAGTTTATTATATCACTCCatccggttcaaaataagcgTCAGAGCCTTTTTAACATTCTTAAGAAATAgatactaactcctagaaaaCAATAGGTATTTTACTAAACTACCCTTAATTCTTATTTATTGTCTGAgtaaataggggcaaatatgaaaaaaaaaaattaattctaacacttattttgaaaaggagGGAGTAGCTCTTATTACAAGTTTACTGAAATTTTGAGCTAATACTAACATGGGTGTTTGGTGTGGCAGAAGGAGAATGTAGTCCAATGTTTGATGTCCCACTTCTCTCTTGCTCAGAGGTCTGTCCTTTATcacttttatgtatttatttcaCTTCTATTTTTATTTGGTACTATGATGACATGAATTGAGCTTAAATGGAGAAACACGGTccgtgaggattcatatagctgaccCTAACTTTTTTGAGATTGAGGGGTAGTAGTAATAGTAATGGTAATAGTaatagttgttgttattcttaatGTTTATGTTAAATAATTGTTTGTAAACCTGCAGAGATAGAGCTTAAATATTCTTGCCTCTATAGTGGAGAACATAATTGTTAAAACTAAAAATTTTAGCTTGTTCAAAGCAGCTACTCTGGTTGCTTAGCTTAATTCTGAAGAGATAATAAGAAAGAgagtgatttcttcccatctgccTAGATCTTGTTGTGCAGAGTTACTCGGTACCAGGCGCCTGGAACCAGTAGAGTGTATATGTGCTTTTCTGGCGAATAGACAGTTTGCGGCTTTGTGCATATCAATCATCAAGTTGTTAGATTGATTTTAACAGAATGTGCTCTTGCTGACCCCTGCCTCCATGGaaaactaaaagaaacaaatattGAGAATTAATTTAATTCAGTggaattttcagaaaaaaaaaaatcgaaaattcaTTTAATTTAGTGGAACTTTCTTATTAATTTCTTGTAAAGGTTATTGAGAGGTTGAGAACAAATCGAGAAAGTCACAAAACCAAGCAACAGTATTTGGCAATGTACTCTAGCGTTTTTGGTGGAATCACAACTGATACAGCTGCGATGGTGATTCCCATGGATGATCACATGGTCCATAGAGGGCATGGAGTTTTTGATACTGCTGCCATTATGAATGGGTTAGTTTTCCTAACTCTATAAGTTAAGCCATTCATTTTGGTTCTttaaaatcttttctttttccatcaGAGTTGATTTGTGAGGTGGAATTTCATTCCTGTATCTAACATAGATCAAGTCTGAAAAGGCCTATCGTTCCTCTAGATTTAGCTGCACTTGATTACATTAAACACATATCCAAGTGGTTGTGCTCATGCATCCCCTTGATAAAATTTGTCTTCATAAATACATTCAATAGGAAGTTCACTGCGTAAGACTAGTCAATATATTATCCTGCAGTTTTTCATAAAGATATGCTGTTTGGGGCTTTCGTAATTTCTCAACAAGTAAAATAGTGATTTAAATCCCTTTAAATTGGGTCTTTAGCACTTACAAGTTGAGATAATGAGGTCTGATGTTCTGGCAGATTGAACATACTATAACTTGGTTGTCTGTCTAATTTGACCAAATTCTAGTCACATAGAAGTAGAACATAGCTTGTTTGCCTATCTAACTTGGCCAAATTCTCATACTTTTTGTTCAATTCTGTCTTCTAGTTAATCTTGAACCCGATTTCTCTTACGTTCTACGTTGGGCAAACCTCCATTTACAGGATTAAATTATGTGAGCAACTCTAAAGTGTGGACTAATTATACTTTACATGACTCTGAACTGGTAAATCTGTAAATGTCTTTAATTTTctattcttcttatttcctaTCTACCCTCAGATACCTTTATGAGTTGGATCAACACCTTGATCGTTTCCTGAGATCTGCAACCATGGCCAAGATACAAATTCCTTTTGATAGGGAAAGCATTAGACGAATTCTCATTCGTACAGTAAGCATTTCACAATGCAGAAAAGGTTCTCTAAGATACTGGCTTTCGGCGGGATCCGGTGATTTCCAACTATCTCCGTCCGGCTGTCATCAAGCAGCTCTTTATGCCATTGTAATTCAAGATCAATCACCTCCTGATCACAGGGGCGTCAGAGTTGTAACTTCATCAATCCAAATAAAACCCCCACAGTTTGCTGTCATGAAGAGCGTAAATTATCTGCCAAATGCACTTTCCAAGATGGAAGCAGAAGAAAATGATGCATATGCAGCGATTTGGTTGGACGGCGACGGCTTTGTTGCTGAAGGACCGAACATGAATGTGGCTTTTGTTACAAAAGACAAGGAACTTCTGATGCCTTGTTTTGACAAAATTCTCAGTGGTTGTACAGCTAAAAGAGTTCTGGTTCTTGCAGCAAAATTAGTAAAAGAAGGTAAACTTCAGGGTATTAGAGTAGATAACGTATCTGTGGAGGACGGGAAAAGAGCAGAGGAGATGATGCTTATTGGCAGTGGAGTTCTTGTACGCTCAGTGGTGCAGTGGGATGAAGAAATCATCGGCAATGGTAAGCCTTTCTCTGCTTCCATCAAAACAATGAACTATGGAATGTTGTCCCTTCATTCCATTTGCTTTGGTTTCTTATGCTGCTGAAAATATGATGTTTCAAAATTCGAGCACGAAATAATCTTTTCTCGATTTCTGGAACAAACGTAAGTACTGCTTGACAAACTGAGACTAGACGGATATTAGATGCCAATATATCGCTCTTTCTGAACACAATATATTGCTCTTTCTGAAGACATGTTCTATCTAAATATTGTTCTATGATTGGAGCTAGTATTCATGATTATGCAACAGTAACATAAATGTACAATCGTTCAAGGAGTTTCAAATGATTTTGACTGTTTTACTTGTGTATTCTTATCTCCTTTCTGTTTCTTCCTCCTCATTACTGTAGGTAGAGAAGGTCCTGTAACACAGGCTCTGCTAAATCTTCTCTTGGAGGATATGAAGTCAGGGCCTCCCACGGTGCGAGTTCCCGTTCCCTATTGAACTGGATCATCGGCGGAGGTAGATGCTCAGACACGAGTTGGCCGAACCTAGTAGCTTTGCTCAAACAACATATCCATAAAGttaaaatcctggctccgcctttGAAGTAGATAGCATATATTTCCTTGCAATTGTAATTTGTGGATCAAGATTGAACAATCTCACTCATCAAGTCTTATAGGAAGTATTACAGCATAAAAATGCTTCTCAACAGTAGAAATGATTTTTCCTAGAAATGCTCTTCATAAGAATGTAGTTATCACATGGCAAATGCCAAAAACTGTTTGATTCTTCTCATATTCCACCATTTTCTCTCCATTAGTTAAAACATGATGTAGGTATCAACAGAATGTATAACTTGTACGAATCATAAATATGCACATTGAagcttacaaaaaaaaatagtgcaaatattaaagataagaagTTGGAGATCACTATCAGGGTGAGTGGCCGGATGATTGAGACGACTCCATTTTAATTACAGTCTCGGAATCAAGCTTTGCCAATAAGCAAAGGACCTCGTGGTTAGGAGCGATATTCAGCACGAAACTGAATTAGCTGAACTATAGATTGAATTTCAGATGCTGGATGCCTtgagcccaaaaaaaaaaaaaaaaaaaaaaaaagagagagaaattaaAAATCTATCTAGTAGCCAACTACTGTACAGATTTTCTTGCTAATCAAGATCAAAATTAAATGTAAATTTATTTGGACATAGTTTTGAAAAATTTCTactcaaaaataattttctttcatgttttaaatgGACCAAACTTCAAGAAAATGTTCATATCATGTCTATGGAATGCTACGATATGCTCAAATTACAtgataagtaataaatataCTCTTTCGGTCACAAAATAAGTGTcgctttaagaaaaaaaaaaaaaaaaaaaaagagattgtcCCAGAATAAGTGTAGttttaggaattcaagacaaaaaaaaataataattatttccAACTATATTCTCATATTAAAGAACTACTACTTTTTCTTTATAGTGTTCAGTTCTTAACAAACATTTAATAAATATGGGTGTTAGCAAACTATATGTTGCGAAATGAGTTAAAGTAACAGTTATTTTGGGGCACAAGGAGTATTAAAAATAAGGAATAAACAATAAATGCCTTACAAAAATCCATTGAAAACTATTATGTGGTCTTTCCCCAACTTACTACAAACCTTAGGGGCGTCATTTAATAACACCCAAACTTGAAAACTTGCCGTAGTCAGTGGCACACGTGTTCACTCCTCATTGGTTCTTTCTCCAGTtttcatttttaacttatttttccgcatcaaaaaaataaaatcataataatcatcataacaGAACAAATCACATGATTCGTTTATCGCCGGTCATTTTTTAACGGCGGAAAGTTCGCCGGCGGTAACTTTGAGTTGATCGGATACgaatttctattttgttttagcggtaaaaaaagaagaatggtGAATTTTTTGGTGGAAAGAGCGACGAGCGATATGCTGATAGGTCCAGATTGGGCAATGAACATTGAGATCTGCGATATTTGCAATCGCGATCCAGCGTATGCATCCACATTTCCCTTTTTAATATTCTGCATCTACAAATATTCAATTTTTGTTACTCAAAATCACCATTCCTAGTTTCTCGTATAATAAGTAAGTCAATTTTTGTTTAGAGTAAttgttttcctttgtttttccaTGTAAAATTCTGTTTTCTGTTATTTTGTTACTGAAAAAGCTGTAATTTTCAGCTTTAGTAGCTTCTGATTAGgtattttttctgttttattgAATACTCCTATGTTATGTGGTTATCTTAACTACCTAAAGATAGATGAATGAAAGCACACACCAAAAGATTTCTAGAATTTGAACTGAAAGTGTCTAATTGAACACTTTATTAGGAGTTGAGGTGTTGCTAAATGAAATATTCtgacaagtttaaggggctggctatgtattttttttttttctgtttcttgTTACTTAATGTATGATTTTGTTTTCTGTTTTATTGAACATTTTGTTACTGAAAGAACTCTAATTTTCAGATGTAGTAGTTTCTGGCTAGGTACTGGTATCAGTATGTAATATTAGTTTAGAAATGTAgttattttttcctcttttttttgcATTTAGAATCTGCTTTTAGCTTTTTTCAGTTATGAGATGTTTTTTGTGGATGATCTGAACTAATTCTAAGTCTTTTATTTAAGTAAAAATTAAGAACTGAGGTTCTTCTAGGCTCAACGTAATTCCCCCtttttcttggtgtttttctattttcagATATTTGGCATAATTATTGAGGTGTTTGCTTTTGTTTGGACTGAAGATTGGTTAAAATAGTTCTGATTATTTGCTTAATTTTGGTTCCCCAGGCAAGCGAAGGATGTTGTGAAAGGAATAAAAAAGCGTCTTGGCAGTAGGAAATCAAAAGTCCAGCTACTCGCCCTGACGGTAAGCTTTTGAAACTATTAAATTCCATAATACTTGGTGCGACAACTTAACTATTTCTGTCTACAGTTTGACCTTATCAAAAAAGTAAATTCCACAATTTAATACTTGCTTGAACTAAATGGATTTTCAAGTCCTTACTTCCATCATTTTTGTTGGTTTTCCATCTACAGTAATTTAGTACAATGTGCTACTTCTTCTCCAGATTCTAATGGAAGATTATGAAAGTATTGATATAATGAACTACTTGGAGCAATATGCCATCAGTGTTACTAATAAAGCTCTAGCAGCATAGAGTATTGGTTTCTCTTCAACGTATAGTATCACAGTTGCGCCTGTGGTACAAATATGGTGCTTGGAACTAAGAAAGTCtagcttctttctttctctaacTTTTGAACACAGTTTATGCATTGATCCATTCAAATTGTAAACCAAGAGAAATTCCTAGCTTAAAGTGTTCTTTTTTCATACTTGTCTTAATTCCCAAAGTTCTCGGATCAAGTTTTTATCTTCTGGGTCTAATGTGGCAACTCTTCTTAATCTTGGGTGTGGTTGGAAAAGCTAATCTCCCAGAGATCCTTTTCGCTACTTGTTTTTATGATAGAGATGATACAGCACACAGTAAAATTGTACAGAGACTCAACAAAATTGCCAGAGATGAACTTCGAAGTAGTTTAtcttatcaaaagaaaaagaagatgaatttTGAAGTGCAGAATCAAGAATTTGGGAAGATATTATGGTTCTTTTGTGTTTCAATTAAGAAAATTGAGAACAAAAGGATTCCAAGTGGGAGATTTGATAGAATGATGGAAATGAGGGATGCATTTGAAGAATAGCTGGCCAGTTCAATTTGGGTTAAAGGTTTCCCTTTGGATTGGTCTCCTTTATATTCAGGTTACCTTTTTAAATAGAAACAGATAGGATTGAGGAAGAGGAGAACAAGTGGTTCAGTGATGCTTTTCATTTTTAGATAGATGGTCAATTGGTTGTTCTGACTTGAATAGAAGGGACTTATGGTGGTCAGTACGGTTCGCTAACTATTTTGGTGAATCAAAGATATCTGTGGTTTGTTCCTTGGGGTGGATTCTGATA encodes:
- the LOC132065259 gene encoding D-amino-acid transaminase, chloroplastic isoform X1 gives rise to the protein MASSLSTLPKPISESSFFLPKLSNSIVIPKNILISRLKIRPLIQSNVFKNSNQTQFSSEGECSPMFDVPLLSCSEVIERLRTNRESHKTKQQYLAMYSSVFGGITTDTAAMVIPMDDHMVHRGHGVFDTAAIMNGYLYELDQHLDRFLRSATMAKIQIPFDRESIRRILIRTVSISQCRKGSLRYWLSAGSGDFQLSPSGCHQAALYAIVIQDQSPPDHRGVRVVTSSIQIKPPQFAVMKSVNYLPNALSKMEAEENDAYAAIWLDGDGFVAEGPNMNVAFVTKDKELLMPCFDKILSGCTAKRVLVLAAKLVKEGKLQGIRVDNVSVEDGKRAEEMMLIGSGVLVRSVVQWDEEIIGNGREGPVTQALLNLLLEDMKSGPPTVRVPVPY
- the LOC132065259 gene encoding D-amino-acid transaminase, chloroplastic isoform X2 codes for the protein MASSLSTLPKPISESSFFLPKLSNSIVIPKNILISRLKIRPLIQSNVFKNSNQTQFSSGECSPMFDVPLLSCSEVIERLRTNRESHKTKQQYLAMYSSVFGGITTDTAAMVIPMDDHMVHRGHGVFDTAAIMNGYLYELDQHLDRFLRSATMAKIQIPFDRESIRRILIRTVSISQCRKGSLRYWLSAGSGDFQLSPSGCHQAALYAIVIQDQSPPDHRGVRVVTSSIQIKPPQFAVMKSVNYLPNALSKMEAEENDAYAAIWLDGDGFVAEGPNMNVAFVTKDKELLMPCFDKILSGCTAKRVLVLAAKLVKEGKLQGIRVDNVSVEDGKRAEEMMLIGSGVLVRSVVQWDEEIIGNGREGPVTQALLNLLLEDMKSGPPTVRVPVPY